A single region of the Pontibacter kalidii genome encodes:
- a CDS encoding glycoside hydrolase family 1 protein codes for MADKSSIQSYQPLPESPFRSFWMAGFECTDQLNAFGNRVDFLLLTGHLQQLREDYQNLLPFNIRTVREGIRWSQVEKSPYQYDWSAVEQMLKQGRALGIQQVWDLCHFGFPDDLTPLHPMFARRFAAMCRAFVDFYRSNSPDDTLVVTPINEVSFLSWLGGDVKGTSPYCTGLGWEVKYALMRAYIEGVAGMRELDPSVRIMTTEPLVHVVAPLDASPEQMAEAQQAHEAQYQAIDILCGRTCPELGGSRDYVDILGANYYYNNQWEIGTHDTLNWVKEHADARWLGLRDMLAEVYQRYNKPVVLTETSHPGIDRPHWIRFVAEECAAVLQKGIPFWGICLYPVIDRPDWDHLLPWNNAGLWDAEQLPGEIPQRILYQPYAEALQEAQEMIRAVSAVYR; via the coding sequence ATGGCAGACAAATCTTCCATTCAATCTTACCAACCCTTGCCGGAAAGCCCATTCCGCTCTTTCTGGATGGCAGGCTTTGAATGCACCGACCAACTTAACGCCTTTGGCAACAGGGTCGACTTCCTTTTACTGACCGGGCACCTGCAACAACTCCGGGAGGATTACCAGAACCTGCTCCCATTCAATATCCGAACCGTGCGGGAAGGCATCCGCTGGAGCCAGGTAGAGAAAAGCCCCTATCAATATGACTGGTCAGCGGTAGAGCAAATGCTAAAACAAGGCAGGGCACTTGGGATACAGCAAGTATGGGACCTGTGTCATTTCGGCTTCCCGGACGACCTGACACCCCTGCACCCCATGTTTGCAAGGCGCTTTGCGGCCATGTGCCGCGCTTTTGTTGATTTCTACCGCTCCAACTCCCCCGACGATACTCTGGTGGTAACCCCCATCAACGAAGTAAGCTTTCTTTCCTGGCTTGGCGGCGATGTAAAGGGCACCTCTCCTTATTGTACCGGGCTGGGGTGGGAGGTAAAGTATGCGTTGATGCGCGCCTACATTGAAGGGGTAGCGGGTATGCGGGAGCTTGATCCTTCGGTCCGGATCATGACGACAGAGCCGCTGGTGCATGTGGTGGCTCCCCTGGATGCAAGCCCTGAACAGATGGCCGAGGCACAACAAGCACATGAGGCCCAGTACCAGGCAATAGATATACTTTGTGGCCGCACCTGCCCGGAGCTGGGCGGTTCCCGGGATTACGTGGATATACTGGGCGCAAACTATTACTACAACAACCAATGGGAGATAGGCACGCATGATACCCTGAACTGGGTAAAAGAGCATGCCGACGCGCGGTGGCTGGGCCTGCGGGACATGTTAGCAGAAGTATACCAGCGCTACAACAAACCCGTGGTGCTAACTGAGACCAGCCACCCTGGCATAGACCGCCCCCATTGGATCCGCTTTGTTGCCGAAGAGTGCGCTGCCGTGCTGCAGAAAGGCATTCCTTTCTGGGGCATCTGCCTCTACCCGGTCATCGACCGCCCGGATTGGGACCATTTGTTACCCTGGAACAATGCAGGGCTTTGGGATGCGGAACAGCTCCCCGGCGAAATACCGCAACGCATCCTGTACCAACCTTATGCCGAGGCGCTGCAGGAGGCACAGGAAATGATCAGGGCAGTCTCCGCGGTATATCGCTGA
- a CDS encoding DUF2167 domain-containing protein produces the protein MKQLYIFLALLVCAFSSSAQTDSLQLQIQEIENSLSYQYGEIALGDGLAKITVPEGFKYLDAEQSEYVLTELWGNPASGTTMGMLVPQDKGVLDDDVWVFDIEFDEIGYVEDKDAGDIDYTELLASMQEDMLAVSRERMANGYEEIQLIGWASDPYYDQESKILHWAKELKFGESETNTLNYNVRILGRRGVLMLNAIANMESLPAVKQNIPLIISSVAFEQGHSYFDFNPDIDEVASWTIGGLVAGKVLTKVGFFALILKFWKVIAVAVVGLGGALWKRLRGRKEEDVPVAEEEQEKVVS, from the coding sequence ATGAAACAACTTTACATTTTTCTGGCGCTCCTCGTGTGCGCTTTCTCTTCGAGTGCCCAAACCGACTCCCTGCAGCTGCAGATCCAGGAGATTGAAAACTCGCTCAGCTACCAGTATGGCGAGATAGCACTGGGTGACGGACTGGCTAAGATCACGGTGCCGGAGGGCTTTAAGTACCTGGATGCGGAGCAGTCGGAGTACGTGCTGACGGAGCTTTGGGGCAACCCTGCCTCTGGCACCACCATGGGCATGCTTGTGCCCCAGGATAAAGGCGTACTGGACGACGATGTGTGGGTGTTCGACATAGAGTTCGACGAGATCGGCTACGTGGAGGACAAGGATGCCGGTGACATCGACTATACTGAACTGCTGGCCTCCATGCAGGAGGACATGCTGGCAGTCAGCAGAGAGCGTATGGCCAATGGCTATGAGGAGATTCAGCTCATTGGCTGGGCTTCTGATCCATACTATGACCAGGAAAGCAAGATTCTGCACTGGGCAAAGGAGCTGAAGTTCGGAGAGTCAGAAACAAACACGCTGAACTACAACGTCCGGATACTGGGGCGCAGAGGCGTGTTGATGCTGAATGCCATTGCTAACATGGAGAGCTTGCCCGCGGTGAAACAAAACATTCCGCTCATTATAAGCAGCGTTGCCTTCGAGCAGGGGCACAGTTATTTCGACTTTAACCCCGATATTGATGAGGTGGCCAGTTGGACCATAGGAGGCTTGGTGGCCGGCAAGGTGCTGACAAAAGTAGGCTTCTTTGCGTTGATCCTTAAGTTCTGGAAAGTGATAGCCGTTGCTGTAGTTGGTTTGGGTGGTGCTTTATGGAAGCGCCTTAGAGGCAGAAAAGAAGAGGACGTGCCCGTTGCAGAGGAAGAGCAGGAAAAAGTGGTGAGTTAG
- a CDS encoding BamA/OMP85 family outer membrane protein, with translation MYKIAAFLCCLMLCLVQVRAQEVQPPPTPAKQEPAKKAEEKQPEKTQKAPPANRMQLSVKAVDAGGAQVLRRYNFRQALPDSAEALKEVRALVYRLQQDAFLLASADSLYFGRDTLHVKLYVGQPFAWAQLRNGNLSEGILVEAGFREKFYNNVPFKPAEYVKLQQRILDYAERNGYPFANVWLDSVSINGNQVAATLMVEKAFAVTYDTLEIVGKTKTQPKFLMRYLQLLPGQLYNQDQINASERMLTQLPYIKATRPAQVRFTSDKAKVYYYLEDRQANQIDGVVGFLPDPNRQDKLLITGEANLNIRNIRGSGKQLGLQWRRVSAGSVVLNGEYLHPNFLGSPFEVGTKFSLLKQDSTFITVQPRLQLGYYTLKYGKFSVFTEWRNSRILSEVSPQRLQQLDLADAQTTTYGLNYLWNNLDDFYFPRRGRLLELQFSAGTKKLLRNADLEKSFYDTLDMKTSQLSLSLRLENFLRLGKNSALLTRLRGEALLNDQIFLNDMYRLGGLSSLRGFDDYFFYASSYAVGTLEYRLFTASDSYALLFYDQGYYRSDLERLSAEDYPFGVGAGISFSTAAGIFQLVYSLGQSEQQSLSFKYSKIHFGITSKF, from the coding sequence ATGTACAAAATAGCTGCCTTCTTGTGTTGCCTGATGCTGTGCCTGGTGCAGGTGCGTGCGCAGGAGGTGCAGCCGCCCCCTACCCCGGCGAAGCAGGAGCCGGCCAAAAAAGCGGAGGAGAAGCAGCCTGAGAAGACGCAAAAAGCGCCGCCCGCCAACAGAATGCAGCTGTCGGTGAAGGCGGTGGATGCCGGCGGGGCGCAGGTGCTGCGGCGCTATAACTTCCGGCAGGCCCTGCCCGACTCTGCCGAGGCATTGAAGGAGGTGCGGGCGCTGGTGTACCGGCTGCAGCAGGATGCCTTCCTGCTGGCCTCTGCCGACAGTTTATACTTTGGCCGCGACACGCTCCACGTGAAACTTTATGTGGGGCAGCCCTTTGCGTGGGCGCAGCTGCGCAACGGCAACCTGAGCGAGGGGATTCTGGTGGAGGCCGGGTTCCGGGAGAAGTTCTACAACAATGTGCCCTTTAAGCCTGCCGAGTATGTGAAGCTGCAGCAGCGCATCCTCGACTACGCCGAACGCAACGGCTACCCCTTCGCCAACGTCTGGCTCGACTCTGTAAGTATAAACGGCAACCAGGTGGCGGCCACGCTGATGGTGGAGAAGGCCTTCGCAGTGACGTATGACACGCTCGAGATCGTGGGCAAAACCAAGACGCAGCCCAAGTTCCTGATGCGCTACCTGCAGCTACTGCCCGGCCAGCTCTATAACCAGGACCAGATAAATGCCTCCGAGCGGATGCTCACGCAGCTGCCCTACATCAAAGCCACGCGCCCGGCGCAGGTACGCTTCACCAGCGATAAGGCCAAGGTGTACTATTACCTGGAGGACAGGCAGGCGAATCAGATCGACGGTGTGGTGGGCTTTCTGCCGGACCCTAACCGGCAGGACAAGCTGCTGATCACGGGCGAGGCCAATCTCAATATCCGCAATATCCGGGGCTCGGGCAAGCAGCTAGGGCTGCAGTGGCGGCGGGTAAGCGCGGGTTCGGTGGTGCTGAACGGCGAGTACCTGCACCCCAACTTCCTGGGTAGCCCCTTTGAGGTCGGCACTAAGTTTAGCCTGCTCAAGCAGGATTCCACCTTCATCACCGTGCAGCCGCGCCTGCAGCTAGGCTACTATACTTTGAAGTATGGCAAGTTCAGTGTGTTTACCGAGTGGCGCAACTCCCGCATACTTTCGGAGGTAAGCCCGCAGCGCCTGCAGCAGCTCGACCTGGCCGACGCCCAAACCACCACCTACGGCCTGAACTACCTCTGGAACAACCTCGACGATTTCTACTTCCCGCGGCGCGGGCGGTTGCTGGAGCTGCAGTTCTCTGCCGGCACTAAAAAGCTGCTGCGCAACGCCGATCTGGAGAAAAGCTTTTACGACACGCTGGACATGAAAACCTCACAGCTGAGCCTGAGCCTGCGGCTGGAGAATTTCCTGCGGCTGGGCAAAAACAGCGCCCTGCTCACCAGGCTGCGCGGCGAGGCCCTGCTTAACGACCAGATCTTCCTGAATGATATGTATCGGCTGGGTGGTCTTTCCTCCCTCCGCGGCTTCGACGATTATTTCTTCTATGCCTCCAGCTACGCTGTGGGCACGCTGGAGTACCGCCTCTTCACCGCCTCCGACTCCTACGCGCTGCTTTTCTACGACCAGGGCTATTACCGCAGCGACCTGGAGCGGCTCTCTGCGGAAGATTACCCGTTCGGCGTAGGGGCGGGAATCAGTTTCAGCACGGCGGCAGGCATTTTTCAGTTGGTGTACTCGCTGGGTCAGTCGGAGCAGCAGTCGCTATCGTTTAAGTATTCCAAGATACACTTTGGGATAACGAGTAAATTTTAG